The DNA sequence GCAGGCCGGCGAGGCCGTAGATCTTCGAGAAGGTGCGCAGCACGATCAGCAGGTGGTCGCCGCCGACGTCGGCGAGGCCGTCCGGATAGCGCGGGTCCTCGACGTACTCGAAGTACGCCTCGTCCATGACGATCACCACGTCGCGCGGCACCGCCGCCAGGAACTCCTGCCACTGCTCGCGGAAGACGATGGTGCCGGTCGGGTTGTTGGGGTTGGCGAGGAAGATCAGCCGCGTCGCCGGCGTGATCGCCTCGGCCATCGCCTCGAGGTCGTGGGTGAACTGGCGCAGCGGCACGATGATGCCGCGCCCGCCCTGCGCCTGCACCAGCATGCGGTAGATGACGAAGGCCTGGTCGGCCATCACCGCTTCCTCGCCGGCGTGCAGGAAGGTGCGGACGACGAGCTCGATGATCTCGTTCGAGCCGTTGCCGAAGACCAGCGACTCCGGCGACACCCGCAGCGCGCGCGCCAGGGCGCGGCGCAGGTGGTAGCAGTTGCCGTCCGGATAGCGGTGGATGTCGGCGATCGCCGCGTGCAGCGCCGCCAGGGCCTTCGGCGACGGGCCGAGCGGGTTCTCGTTCGACGCCAGCTTGATCGAGTCGGTGATGCCGTACTCGCGCTCCAACTCGTCGATCGGCTTGCCGGGCGGATACGGCTGCAGCGAGTGCAGCCAGGGCCGGACCAGGTTCTTCACGTTCATGGTCGCGCCTCGCCCTCCGGCCAGCGCCAGGCGGGATACGAGCCGAGCACCTTGACGAACAGCGCCCGCTCCTTCAACCCCGCCAGCGCCTTCTGCATGCGCGGCTCGGCGCTGTGGCCGGCCAGGTCGATGAAGAACACGTACTCCCAGGCGCGGCCCTTGAGCGGTCGCGACTCGATGGTGCTGAGGTTGATGCGCTGCCGGGCGAACGCCTCCAGCACCCGGAACAGCGCCCCCGACTCGTGCGGCACGGCGAACAGGATCGAGGTCTTGTCGTCGCCGGTCGGCGCGCCGTTGCCGTCGTGGCTGACCACCAGGAAGCGGGTGACGTTGTTGGGCAGGTCCTGGATGCTGGCGGCGACGATCTTCAGCTTGAGCCGCTCGGCCGCCCGCCGCGAGGCGATCGCCGCCGTGCCCGGGTGCGCCGCCGCCTGCTCGGCGGCGACCGCGTTGCTCGCCACCTCCGCCACCGGCAGGTTCGGGAAGTGCTGCGCCAGCCAGCCGCGGCACTGGGCGAGCGACTGCGGATGGGAGACGATGCGCCGCACCCGGCGCGGCTCGGCGCTGCGCGCCAGCAGACAGTGGTCGATGCGCAGCAGCACCTCGGCCTTGATGGTCAGCGGCGAGGCGATGAAGCGGTCGAGCGTCTGCGCCACCACGCCCTCGGTCGAGTTCTCCACCGGCACCACCCCGTACTCGGCGCGGCCGCGCTCGACCTCGTCGAACACCGCGTCCACCGAGCCGAACGGCAGCAGGTTCGGCCCGGAGCCGAACTGCTCGCCCGCCGCCTGCTGGCAGTACGTGCCCGCCGGGCCGAGATAGGCGACGCGCAACGGCTGCTCGAGGGCGCGGCAGCCCGAGATCACCTCGCGGAAGATGGTGCGCACGTGCGCCGGCCGCAGCGGCCCCTCGTTCAGTCGCGCCAGGCGCTGGAAGATGCGCTTCTCGCGCTCCGGGACGTACTTGCTGGTGTGGCCGTTGCGCGCCTTGGCATGGCCCACCTGCAGCGCCAGCGCGGCGCGCTCGTTGAGCAGGCGCAGGAGCTGGTCGTCGACGCGGTCGATCCGCGCTCGCAGCGATTCGAGAGAGGGAGCTCTGGCCACGACCTGTTGGCTCTAGCAGGGGCGGCAGGGCATCTCCACCGTCCCGTCAGGCCGGCAGCCGCGCCGCCGCCCCGGGCGCCAGCCA is a window from the bacterium genome containing:
- a CDS encoding histidinol-phosphate transaminase; this translates as MNVKNLVRPWLHSLQPYPPGKPIDELEREYGITDSIKLASNENPLGPSPKALAALHAAIADIHRYPDGNCYHLRRALARALRVSPESLVFGNGSNEIIELVVRTFLHAGEEAVMADQAFVIYRMLVQAQGGRGIIVPLRQFTHDLEAMAEAITPATRLIFLANPNNPTGTIVFREQWQEFLAAVPRDVVIVMDEAYFEYVEDPRYPDGLADVGGDHLLIVLRTFSKIYGLAGLRIGYGVAHPAIIDLLNRLRAPFNVNTLAQVAALAALDDDEHVERTRAVNREGMAFLRAAFAELGLECVPSWANFILVRVGNAARLYDQLLRLGVIVRPVPVYGFPEHVRVTVGTRNENERLVAALRTLREEGRGVGV
- the pheA gene encoding prephenate dehydratase — translated: MARAPSLESLRARIDRVDDQLLRLLNERAALALQVGHAKARNGHTSKYVPEREKRIFQRLARLNEGPLRPAHVRTIFREVISGCRALEQPLRVAYLGPAGTYCQQAAGEQFGSGPNLLPFGSVDAVFDEVERGRAEYGVVPVENSTEGVVAQTLDRFIASPLTIKAEVLLRIDHCLLARSAEPRRVRRIVSHPQSLAQCRGWLAQHFPNLPVAEVASNAVAAEQAAAHPGTAAIASRRAAERLKLKIVAASIQDLPNNVTRFLVVSHDGNGAPTGDDKTSILFAVPHESGALFRVLEAFARQRINLSTIESRPLKGRAWEYVFFIDLAGHSAEPRMQKALAGLKERALFVKVLGSYPAWRWPEGEARP